One Peterkaempfera bronchialis DNA window includes the following coding sequences:
- a CDS encoding GNAT family N-acetyltransferase translates to MTTPHPGAAQPGAAPAETARPEAAAGPEGGPAELLDGPDRWGVIATAAGAFRLRPVRLPADLPLLTAWMNDPAVAAFWELDGPPETTERHLRPQLTGDGRSVPCVGTLGGRPMSYWEIYRADLDPLALHYPARPYDIGIHLLLGPAESRGRGLGAVLLRALTDRILRTRPDCTRVVAEPDVRNAASVAAFRRAGFHHAADLDLPDKRAALMIRDRDRPAPR, encoded by the coding sequence GTGACCACTCCGCACCCCGGGGCCGCCCAGCCTGGGGCGGCCCCTGCCGAGACGGCGCGGCCCGAGGCTGCCGCCGGGCCCGAGGGTGGGCCCGCCGAGCTGCTGGACGGCCCCGACCGCTGGGGCGTCATAGCCACCGCCGCCGGGGCGTTCCGGCTCCGCCCGGTGCGCCTCCCGGCGGACCTTCCGCTGCTCACGGCCTGGATGAACGATCCGGCGGTGGCCGCCTTCTGGGAGCTCGACGGCCCGCCGGAGACCACCGAACGCCATCTCCGTCCCCAACTCACCGGTGACGGACGCAGCGTCCCCTGCGTCGGCACCCTCGGGGGCCGCCCCATGAGCTACTGGGAGATCTACCGGGCCGACCTCGACCCGCTGGCCCTGCACTATCCGGCCCGCCCGTATGACATCGGCATCCACCTCCTTCTCGGCCCGGCCGAGAGCCGCGGCAGAGGACTGGGCGCCGTCCTGCTGCGCGCCCTCACCGACCGCATCCTCCGGACCAGGCCCGACTGCACCCGCGTGGTCGCCGAGCCGGACGTCCGCAACGCCGCCTCCGTGGCCGCCTTCCGCCGGGCCGGCTTCCACCACGCGGCCGACCTCGACCTCCCGGACAAACGCGCCGCCCTGATGATCCGCGACCGCGACCGGCCCGCCCCGCGCTGA